A genomic stretch from Microtus pennsylvanicus isolate mMicPen1 chromosome 11, mMicPen1.hap1, whole genome shotgun sequence includes:
- the LOC142859514 gene encoding mastin-like, translating to MFGTRDLCDSEMLWLLFLTLPGLGSTVPVTPDLGSGQELVGIVGGCPVSVSRFPWQVSLRFYSMEYRKWEHICGGSLIHPQWVLTAAHCVQPKELEACGFRVQAGQLRLYENDQLKKVARIIRHPKFSEKLSAVGGADIALLKLDTPVVLSEHVHPVSLPAASQKVSSKKTCWVTGWGDIENNMPLPPPYHLREVAVPIVENNDCEQKYRANSSWNSNTRIIKDDMLCAGTQGRDSCQQDSGGPLVCRWNCSWVQVGVVSWGRGCGLPDFPGVYTRVMSYVSWIHRYVPTFPEPSMGPDGVHTTQETLTTLDDPVTPPAGPASPC from the exons ATGTTTGGGACCAGagatctctgtgactctgagaTGCTGTGGCTGCTGTTCCTCACCCTCCCCGGTCTGGGGAGCACAGTACCTGTGACTCCTG ACCTCGGTTCAGGACAGGAGTTGGTTGGCATCGTTGGGGGCTGCCCTGTCTCAGTCAGTCGGTTCCCATGGCAGGTCAGCTTGAGGTTCTACAGTATGGAGTACAGAAAATGGGAACACATCTGTGGGGGCTCACTCATCCATCCTCAGTGGGTGCTGACTGCTGCCCACTGTGTGCAGCC GAAAGAACTGGAGGCTTGTGGCTTTAGGGTCCAAGCTGGACAGCTGAGGCTCTATGAAAACGACCAGCTGAAAAAAGTGGCCAGGATCATCCGCCACCCCAAGTTCAGTGAGAAGCTGTCTGCTGTGGGGGGTGCAGACATTGCTCTGCTGAAACTGGACACCCCAGTTGTGCTGTCTGAGCATGTccaccctgtctccctccctgctgCTTCCCAGAAGGTCTCTTCAAAGAAGACCTGCTGGGTGACTGGCTGGGGTGACATCGAAAACAACA TGCCGCTGCCTCCACCCTACCACCTGAGGGAAGTGGCAGTCCCCATTGTGGAAAACAATGACTGTGAGCAGAAGTACCGGGCCAATTCTTCTTGGAACAGCAACACCAGGATTATCAAAGATGACATGCTTTGTGCTGGAACGCAGGGCCGGGACTCCTGCCAG CAAGACTCCGGGGGCCCCTTGGTGTGCAGGTGGAACTGCTCCTGGGTCCAGGTGGGTGTGGTCAGCTGGGGCAGAGGCTGTGGACTTCCTGATTTCCCTGGTGTATACACCCGAGTGATGAGCTACGTGTCCTGGATCCATCGCTATGTCCCCACGTTCCCAGAACCCTCGATGGGGCCAGATGGGGTTCATACAACGCAAGAAACCCTAACAACTCTTGATGACCCCGTCACTCCTCCTGCTGGGCCAGCCTCACCCTGTTAA